A part of Primulina eburnea isolate SZY01 chromosome 10, ASM2296580v1, whole genome shotgun sequence genomic DNA contains:
- the LOC140803779 gene encoding zinc finger BED domain-containing protein RICESLEEPER 2-like — MGESSFMKDMVNKMKTKFNKYWGHCNLLISMAAVLDPRNKMKLIEWCFPEIYSEVDAIENIVTVRETLRLLYREYVDAHKNNVAEKDVSGDAQKESSSVSSIVSAKGKGKVRTAFANYIKNVDSVEQVKSELEVYFEEGVVLCEEDDEFDALSWWKMNNLKFRILSKMACDVLSIPITSVASESAFSAGGRVIDSYRANLGVDTVQMLLCAEDWLRARYQVKRKENENSGLKEIHLN, encoded by the exons ATGGGTGAAAGTAgtttcatgaaagatatggttAACAAAATGAAGACTAAATTCAACAAGTATTGGGGTCACTGTAACTTGTTAATTTCTATGGCAGCTGTATTAGATCCAAGGAATAAGATGAAGTTGATTGAATGGTGTTTTCCAGAAATCTATTCTGAAGTTGATGCAATTGAGAACATCGTTACAGTTCGTGAGACATTGCGTTTGTTGTATCGTGAATATGTTGATGCTCACAAAAATAATGTTGCTGAAAAGGATGTTTCAGGTGATGCTCAGAAAGAAAGTTCTAGTGTTTCAAGTATTGTTAGTGCAAAAGGAAAGGGTAAAGTGAGGACAGCATTTGCCAACTATATTAAGAATGTTGATAGTGTGGAGCAAGTGAAGTCTGAACTTGAAGTGTACTTTGAGGAAGGGGTTGTATTGTGTGAAGAAGATGATGAATTTGATGCATTGTCATGGTGGAAGATGAACAACTTAAAGTTTAGGATTTTGTCAAAGATGGCATGTGATGTACTATCAATTCCAATAACTTCTGTCGCTTCTGAATCGGCTTTTAGCGCTGGTGGTAGAGTTATTGATTCATATCGTGCCAATTTGGGAGTGGATACGGTTCAGATGTTGCTTTGTGCAGAAGATTGGTTACGTGCCCGGTACCAAGTCAAGAGAAAAGAAAAT GAAAATTCGGGGCTTAAGGAGATTCATTTGAATTAA